The Apium graveolens cultivar Ventura chromosome 6, ASM990537v1, whole genome shotgun sequence genome contains a region encoding:
- the LOC141663783 gene encoding F-box/FBD/LRR-repeat protein At1g13570-like isoform X1, whose protein sequence is MLSQRDCETGQQVVAEDKVGVEVSFDDGPYIYINKHLFSPPLIRVSRLLESIRRLVLSGIYMGKSSKKDFISGLPQSIIEIILTKLPIRDAVRTSILAKKWRYQWATMTQLVFDSECMSLSDDTQVAQKELANFIARFLLLHEGPIHKFNLSTCQLIRFDDLDQWLLFLSRKDIKRLVLKMFRCPLHCFYSIPSCIFSCQKLIKLKLLRFEVKPPSGFQGFPCLKYLSLNICEVTVEVIENLISNCPLLEEFDLDTMSAYALTVHASKLKHLTLYGSFKDVYLEHTPLLVTALISFSQDWEGNVLSKVPATYDCLESISLKGLNFQEMNQVLFVHQLLLQSPNLQELEIDARAVGLVHHKAGDLDFWKRECPADFTFKHLKEVMMSDVSNKYDVKFLEFVLERSPVLGEMLIFPDEGYNNEDNNEKMNMADKVLHCVRASPEVDVIICD, encoded by the exons ATGCTTTCGCAAAGGGATTGTGAGACTGGTCAGCAAGTCGTTGCCGAAGACAAAG TTGGCGTCGAAGTGTCTTTCGATGATggaccctatatatatataaataaacaTTTGTTCAGCCCACCTCTTATTCGGGTTTCTCGTCTTTTGGAAAGCATACGAAGATTAGTACTTTCAG GGATATATATGGGCAAGTCCTCAAAGAAAGATTTTATTAGCGGTCTGCCTCAAAGCATTATTGAAATTATCCTGACAAAACTCCCAATAAGAGATGCTGTAAGAACAAGCATTTTGGCTAAAAAGTGGAGATATCAGTGGGCAACCATGACACAGCTCGTATTTGACAGTGAATGCATGTCTCTTTCTGATGACACACAAGTTGCTCAGAAAGAACTTGCTAACTTTATTGCACGATTTCTTTTACTTCATGAGGGCCCTATTCACAAGTTCAACTTATCTACTTGTCAGCTTATAAGGTTCGATGATCTAGATCAGTGGCTTCTTTTCCTATCAAGAAAAGATATAAAACGGTTGGTCCTTAAGATGTTCAGGTGTCCTCTACACTGTTTCTACAGCATACCTTCTTGTATTTTTTCTTGTCAGAAACTGATCAAATTGAAGCTTCTTAGGTTTGAAGTAAAACCTCCTTCAGGATTTCAAGGATTTCCATGTTTGAAGTACCTTAGCCTGAATATTTGCGAGGTTACTGTTGAGGTTATTGAAAACCTTATATCAAATTGCCCTCTGCTAGAGGAGTTTGATTTAGATACTATGTCTGCCTATGCTTTGACTGTTCATGCCTCAAAACTGAAACATCTTACTTTGTATGGAAGTTTTAAAGACGTATATCTTGAGCATACTCCACTTCTGGTTACCGCATTGATATCCTTTTCACAG GATTGGGAAGGTAATGTCCTTTCGAAAGTTCCAGCAACATATGACTGTCTAGAGTCTATTTCACTCAAAGGCCTAAATTTTCAAGAGATGAATCAAGTTTTGTTTGTTCACCAATTGCTTTTGCAGTCCCCTAATCTGCAAGAACTTGAAATTGAT GCCAGAGCAGTCGGGCTTGTTCATCATAAGGCTGGTGATTTGGATTTTTGGAAAAGAGAGTGTCCTGCTGATTTTACCTTTAAGCACCTCAAAGAAGTTATGATGTCAGACGTGTCTAACAAATATGACGTCAAATTTCTCGAATTTGTGCTTGAACGTTCTCCGGTTCTTGGGGAGATGTTAATTTTTCCCGATGAGGGTTACAATAATGAGGATAACAATGAAAAAATGAATATGGCCGATAAAGTGCTGCATTGTGTTCGAGCTTCTCCAGAAGTTGATGTAATAATTTGCGACTAG
- the LOC141663783 gene encoding F-box/FBD/LRR-repeat protein At1g13570-like isoform X2: MGKSSKKDFISGLPQSIIEIILTKLPIRDAVRTSILAKKWRYQWATMTQLVFDSECMSLSDDTQVAQKELANFIARFLLLHEGPIHKFNLSTCQLIRFDDLDQWLLFLSRKDIKRLVLKMFRCPLHCFYSIPSCIFSCQKLIKLKLLRFEVKPPSGFQGFPCLKYLSLNICEVTVEVIENLISNCPLLEEFDLDTMSAYALTVHASKLKHLTLYGSFKDVYLEHTPLLVTALISFSQDWEGNVLSKVPATYDCLESISLKGLNFQEMNQVLFVHQLLLQSPNLQELEIDARAVGLVHHKAGDLDFWKRECPADFTFKHLKEVMMSDVSNKYDVKFLEFVLERSPVLGEMLIFPDEGYNNEDNNEKMNMADKVLHCVRASPEVDVIICD, translated from the exons ATGGGCAAGTCCTCAAAGAAAGATTTTATTAGCGGTCTGCCTCAAAGCATTATTGAAATTATCCTGACAAAACTCCCAATAAGAGATGCTGTAAGAACAAGCATTTTGGCTAAAAAGTGGAGATATCAGTGGGCAACCATGACACAGCTCGTATTTGACAGTGAATGCATGTCTCTTTCTGATGACACACAAGTTGCTCAGAAAGAACTTGCTAACTTTATTGCACGATTTCTTTTACTTCATGAGGGCCCTATTCACAAGTTCAACTTATCTACTTGTCAGCTTATAAGGTTCGATGATCTAGATCAGTGGCTTCTTTTCCTATCAAGAAAAGATATAAAACGGTTGGTCCTTAAGATGTTCAGGTGTCCTCTACACTGTTTCTACAGCATACCTTCTTGTATTTTTTCTTGTCAGAAACTGATCAAATTGAAGCTTCTTAGGTTTGAAGTAAAACCTCCTTCAGGATTTCAAGGATTTCCATGTTTGAAGTACCTTAGCCTGAATATTTGCGAGGTTACTGTTGAGGTTATTGAAAACCTTATATCAAATTGCCCTCTGCTAGAGGAGTTTGATTTAGATACTATGTCTGCCTATGCTTTGACTGTTCATGCCTCAAAACTGAAACATCTTACTTTGTATGGAAGTTTTAAAGACGTATATCTTGAGCATACTCCACTTCTGGTTACCGCATTGATATCCTTTTCACAG GATTGGGAAGGTAATGTCCTTTCGAAAGTTCCAGCAACATATGACTGTCTAGAGTCTATTTCACTCAAAGGCCTAAATTTTCAAGAGATGAATCAAGTTTTGTTTGTTCACCAATTGCTTTTGCAGTCCCCTAATCTGCAAGAACTTGAAATTGAT GCCAGAGCAGTCGGGCTTGTTCATCATAAGGCTGGTGATTTGGATTTTTGGAAAAGAGAGTGTCCTGCTGATTTTACCTTTAAGCACCTCAAAGAAGTTATGATGTCAGACGTGTCTAACAAATATGACGTCAAATTTCTCGAATTTGTGCTTGAACGTTCTCCGGTTCTTGGGGAGATGTTAATTTTTCCCGATGAGGGTTACAATAATGAGGATAACAATGAAAAAATGAATATGGCCGATAAAGTGCTGCATTGTGTTCGAGCTTCTCCAGAAGTTGATGTAATAATTTGCGACTAG